One genomic window of Nerophis lumbriciformis linkage group LG31, RoL_Nlum_v2.1, whole genome shotgun sequence includes the following:
- the LOC133574360 gene encoding creatine kinase, testis isozyme-like: MSNRKARGLSAENEFPDLSQHKNHMAKFLTQDMYVALKQRSTRSGFTIDGVIQTGVDNPGHPYIMTVGCVAGDEESYEIYKELFDLVIEDRHGGYKPTDTHKTDLNPDNLVGGDDLDPNYVMSSRVRTGRSLRGFCLPPHCSRGERRALEKIAIEALGALTGEMTGKYYPLNTMSDAEQQQLIDDHFLFDKPVSPLLLASRMGRDWPDGRGIWHNESKTFLVWVNEEDHLRVISMQKGGNIKEVFTRFCTGLGELEGKFKEKGHVYMWNEHLGYILTCPSNLGTGLRAGVHVKLPNMSKHPEFEEVLKRLRLQKRGTGGVDTDAVGGVFDISNADRLGFSEVELVQMVVDGVKVLVDMEKNLEKEEPIDDLMPNQK, translated from the exons ATGTCCAACCGCAAGGCAAGAGGGCTGTCAGCCGAGAATGAGTTCCCAGATCTCAGTCAGCACAAGAACCACATGGCCAAGTTCTTAACTCAAGACATGTACGTCGCGTTGAAGCAGAGGTCCACCCGCAGTGGCTTCACCATAGATGGTGTCATTCAAACCGGAGTAGATAATCCAG GTCACCCCTACATCATGACCGTGGGCTGCGTGGCTGGGGACGAGGAGTCGTATGAGATCTACAAAGAGCTCTTTGACCTCGTGATTGAGGACCGACATGGAGGATACAAACCCACAGACACTCACAAGACTGACCTCAACCCGGACAACCTTGTG GGGGGTGACGACTTGGACCCCAACTACGTCATGAGTTCCCGTGTCCGAACAGGCCGCAGCCTTCGGGGCTTCTGCCTGCCGCCACACTGCAGCAGAGGGGAGAGACGTGCTTTGGAGAAGATCGCCATTGAAG CTCTGGGTGCTCTAACTGGAGAGATGACCGGAAAATATTACCCCTTAAACACCATGTCAGATGCAGAGCAGCAGCAGCTGATCGACGACCACTTTCTGTTTGACAAGCCCGTCtcccctctgctgctggcctccAGGATGGGCCGTGACTGGCCCGACGGCAGAGGCATCTG GCACAACGAGAGCAAGACTTTCCTGGTGTGGGTGAACGAGGAGGATCATCTGCGCGTGATCTCCATGCAGAAAGGTGGCAACATAAAGGAAGTGTTTACCCGCTTCTGCACTGGACTCGGAGAG CTGGAAGGCAAGTTCAAGGAGAAAGGTCACGTCTACATGTGGAACGAGCACCTGGGCTACATCCTGACCTGCCCCTCCAACCTGGGCACCGGTCTGCGTGCCGGCGTGCATGTAAAGTTGCCAAACATGAGCAAGCACCCTGAATTTGAGGAGGTTCTCAAGAGACTGCGTCTCCAGAAACGTGGAACCG GTGGAGTGGACACTGACGCTGTGGGTGGCGTGTTTGACATCTCCAACGCTGACAGACTGGGCTTCTCTGAGGTGGAGCTGGTGCAAATGGTGGTTGACGGTGTCAAGGTGCTGGTGGATATGGAGAAGAACTTGGAGAAGGAAGAGCCCATTGATGATCTGATGCCCAATCAGAAGTAG